A genomic window from Deinococcus detaillensis includes:
- a CDS encoding SanA/YdcF family protein, whose translation MGRRLTKPIKWLLRWLLAFAAALVLLVSVANQWVSLSAQGRLYTSVIDIPARPVGVLLGTSKYLSGGGINPYYQYRIDAALSLYRAGKVSDLILSGDNAHRSYDEPTTMRADLIAAGIPAQRLHRDYAGFRTLDSVVRANKVFGQGRFTVISQRFHNERAIYLARAHGLDAIGFDARDVEGTGGARVKFREGLARVSAVLDVLFGREPKFLGDPEVIGSSKTQ comes from the coding sequence ATGGGCCGCCGACTGACCAAGCCAATCAAATGGCTGCTCCGTTGGCTGCTGGCTTTCGCCGCCGCGTTGGTACTGCTCGTTTCGGTGGCCAACCAGTGGGTCAGCCTGAGCGCTCAGGGGCGGCTTTACACTTCCGTCATTGACATTCCGGCGCGGCCTGTCGGCGTGCTGCTGGGCACCAGCAAGTATCTCAGCGGCGGCGGGATCAATCCGTATTACCAGTACCGCATCGACGCCGCGCTGAGCCTTTACCGAGCGGGCAAAGTCAGCGACCTGATTTTGTCGGGCGACAACGCCCACCGCAGCTACGACGAACCCACCACCATGCGGGCCGATTTGATAGCGGCCGGCATTCCGGCCCAGCGCCTGCACCGCGACTACGCCGGATTCCGCACCCTCGATTCGGTCGTGCGGGCCAACAAAGTGTTTGGACAAGGCCGTTTCACGGTGATTTCACAGCGCTTTCACAACGAGCGGGCCATCTATTTGGCACGGGCGCACGGCCTAGACGCCATCGGCTTTGACGCCCGTGACGTGGAGGGTACGGGCGGCGCGAGGGTCAAGTTCCGCGAAGGGCTGGCCCGTGTTTCTGCCGTACTGGATGTGCTGTTTGGCCGCGAGCCAAAGTTTCTGGGCGACCCCG